A window of the Phaseolus vulgaris cultivar G19833 chromosome 5, P. vulgaris v2.0, whole genome shotgun sequence genome harbors these coding sequences:
- the LOC137835260 gene encoding ras-related protein RABA1b produces MAGYRADDDYDYLFKVVLIGDSGVGKSNLLSRFTKNEFNLESKSTIGVEFATRTLNVDSKVIKAQIWDTAGQERYRAITSAYYRGAVGALLVYDVTRHATFENVDRWLKELRNHTDANIVVMLVGNKSDLRHLVAVTTEDGKSYAEKESLYFMETSALEATNVENAFAEVLTQIYRIVSKKAVEGVENGTASVPAKGEKIDLKNDVSALKRVGCCSS; encoded by the exons ATGGCGGGTTACAGAGCCGACGACGACTACGACTACCTCTTCAAGGTTGTCCTCATCGGAGACTCCGGCGTCGGCAAGTCCAACCTGCTTTCTCGCTTCACCAAGAACGAGTTTAACTTGGAGTCCAAGTCCACCATTGGCGTCGAGTTCGCCACTCGCACCTTGAACGTCGATTCCAAAGTCATCAAGGCCCAGATCTGGGACACCGCGGGCCAAGAAAG gTATCGTGCCATCACCAGTGCTTACTACCGTGGCGCAGTTGGTGCGCTTCTGGTGTACGATGTTACTCGCCATGCAACATTCGAGAATGTTGACAGATGGCTGAAAGAGCTGCGAAATCACACAGACGCCAACATTGTGGTGATGCTTGTTGGAAACAAATCAGACCTTCGCCACCTGGTAGCTGTTACAACAGAAGATGGGAAGTCGTATGCTGAGAAAGAATCACTTTACTTTATGGAAACCTCAGCTCTGGAGGCCACCAATGTAGAGAATGCATTTGCTGAAGTTCTAACTCAAATCTACCGCATTGTTAGCAAGAAAGCAGTAGAGGGTGTTGAGAATGGAACAGCGTCTGTGCCTGCCAAAGGGGAGAAAATTGACCTGAAAAATGATGTGTCTGCTTTGAAGAGAGTTGGATGCTGCTCAAGCTGA